The DNA sequence GCGAGTTTGGTTTTGTGCTAATTGCGCTTGCTAATCAAAGTCAGTTATTACCACTTGATGTCACTTCAATGTTACTTGGCGCGGGGGTTGTTAGTATGGCAATCACACCTTATATGATAGAACATGCTCGTTCTTGGTCACTTTTCTTAAGCCAAGAAAAAGTTGATGATCACCATGATTTAGAGCAATTGCCTGAAAATATTAAACTGCAAGATCATGTCATTATTTGTGGTTTTGGTCGAATAGGGCAAACGGTTAGCCGCTTTTTAAAACAAGAAGGCATTGAGTTTGTTGCTATTGATATTGATCCTCTACGTACGCGAAAAGCACGTGATGCTGGCGAGCGGGTTTTATTTGGCTCTTCCAGAAAAACAGAAATACTTAACGCAGCATTTTTAAGTAAAGCCAAACTGGTGGTCATCGCTTTTGGCGAAGATAAGCAATCAATTGAAGTGATTCAAAAAGTAAGAAGTATGCAGGCTGATGTGCCGATTTTAGTTAGAACACGAAATGATGATCAATTGAATGTATTGCAGCAAGCTGGTGCTAATGAAGTGGTACCTGAAAGCTTAGAAGGCAGCTTAATGTTGGTATCGCAAGTTTTATCACTTAGCGGTGTGCCGTTTTCTCGTATTATGCGCCGAGTGCAGAAAGAGCGAAAAAACCATTACAATCATTTGCATGGCTTTTTCCAAGGGGAAGATACTGAGTTAAGCCCGTCATCAATTGACCGCATTGAGTTTGCCCATGCTATTTTAATTTCAACTGATTCTTATTGTTGCGGTAAAACCATTGCCTCACTTAATTTATCGAGTCGACGCGTGTACGTGTTTGCCTTAAAACGTAACGGCATTGAAACAGAAGAGCCGGAGCCAAATACTGTGCTATCTGCAGGTGATACCCTTATTCTTCGTGGTAAGCCAAGACGCATTGAGCGAGCTGAGCGCTTTCTTCAGGAAGGTAGTTAGTTGTAAGCGTTATTATAAGCCTAGAAAGCTGATAATTTGCTGTTCTTTTTCTAATGCATCTTCGAAACCTAATTTAATAAGCTCGTTGCAAAAGCTTTTTTCAAATAACAGGTAACTTACGATACTGGATTCTGAGTCATGGCTAATACCGACGCTTCTTAGTAGTAAACGCATCGAAAATGGTAAATCGTGATAATGTTTCGTGGCAATGGCATTAAAGTCATGGCTAGGATTTAAGACAAAAGTATCTATATGCTGTAAGCCCTCATTTACTGCTTTGTACTTTTCAGGTATCAACGCTAAGGTTTGATTAATTCGTGCCATACGCTCTAGATCGCTATGCATGGTATCTGCAAATATAGAGTCCAGCAAGTGACCTGCAATGGTTGCTGAGCTAGGCGGGTGAGGATTATTTTCTTGTGCGTGTAATGGCTCTTTAGGCTGATCTACGCCGATAATAAATAGTCGTTTTGCGCCTAAGTGAATAGCAGGGCTTAGTGGTGATAATTGGTGTACTGAGCCATCACCAAAGTGTTGATTTTTAATTTTTACTGAAGGAAATACCATGGGAATGGCGGCTGAGGCCATTAAATGTTCCGTGTTAAGCTGGCTTGCTTCGCCGCGACGTTTGACGCGAGACCAAGGTTTAACGCTATCATCAGCTTGGTAGAAACTGATGGAGTCACCATTACTATAGCTTGAAGCGGTAACACAAACAGACGATAAATAACCACGGATAATGTTATTGTCAATGCGAGGGAAATCGATCATGGCATTAAGTAGCTCTCTTAATGGCGCATTGTTTAATAAGCTGCGTGGTACTTTATTGGCATAATCTGCTTGAAAGCTTGCTAACATACCATGGCTAATGTGACCAAACACCCGTGTCGCGTCGCTGTGGTATATTTTCGCTAAATTAAAATTCTTCCACACCCACTCTAGCTTTTTCACGCCTAAGTGAAAACATGATGCATAACAAGCAAGTGCTGTTGAGTTAATTGCTCCAGCAGATGTGCCGCAAAGAATAGGAAAAGGAATGCCGTGATTTCTAGGAACAAACTTAGCTATGGCTGACAACACACCTACCTGGTATGCAGCTCTTGCACCGCCACCAGTTAAGACAAGGGCGTTTTTGCTATCGATATAATTACGTTTGCTAGTCATGATAAGAAGAATTAGCCTTTAGTATTATTATGCTTATCAAAAGCTTACAACTGATATTGTTAGTGTAATGGCATTTAGTAAACTTCGCTAGCGCAACGCTAATATTTTAAAGCAGAATTTAGGAAAGAAAAAAAGGCCAGCAGAAGCTGACCTTTTTAAAATGACATAGAATTATTAACAGTAAACCTTCTGACTTATCACCTTTATAAAATAACTGTAGTAAGTTTAACGCTTAACTGAAAATAATTTAGCTACTAACGCGAGCGTTGGCAGCATCTATCAATGGTTGCGATCCAGTTTGCAATGTAGCTAGGTTAGCAGAAACAACTTTCTTTGGTAATTTTGAAATCATCAAAGAGCCTGTTTCTACTGCGCCAGATGCTGCAGCAAACTCTAATAAATTCTTACCATTACACTGAATACCGTCAAAGATACGACGAATTTTTAATTTATTCGTCTTTAAAAAAGAACGCATGCGTTTCTTGTCATCGGCAGCTACGTACTCGCAGATACTTTGAGCAACATTTGCAGCTTGTGCTGATGGCGTCGTTACAACAGACGTCAATGTTAAAACAGTGATAGTAGAAGCTATTAATAATTTTTTCATTTTAGTAACCTTTTAAATGCATTGAGTTATTAAAAGAAAAAACCACGGGATGTACCTTGACCATGGTGACTCCGCTGTCATAGGAAATAAAATACTAACTTACAAGTAAGTAAACATTAAAACCCTTAGACCGGTGGTTTTGCGTAGTACGTTTTCGCGTACCTTGCCTTTTTCTTTGTCAAGTTTAAGTATTACCAAAATTACCTACAAATGCAAGTATGGCGGGCATTATAGCCAATTTATATAAAAGGTATGCATACAAGAAGTATGGGTTATACAGTATTTTTATGGGGTATTTTGTATGCAATAATGGCGTATACAAGCGCAAGGGTGAGGGGAGGGAAATTTGAAAATAGCAATTCTATCCCTCCCAAGCGTTTGACAACTCTTTAGAAAGTCATTTCAGGTATATCACCTGCAATAACCAGTTCACCTTGGGTTAACTTGGCAATTTCTTCAACTGATACGCCAGGTGCGCGTTCAAGTAAATGAAATTTCCCGTCTCGTATTTCAATAAAAGCTAAGTCAGTTAATACTTTTTTAATGCAGCCCTTACCCGTTAGAGGTAAAGAGCACTCTGTTAGTAGTTTAGATTCACCGTGTTTAGAGGCATGCGTCATAGTAACAATAATATTATCTGCACCTGCAACTAAATCCATAGCGCCACCCATACCTTTGATAAGCTTTCCTGGGATCATATAAGAAGCAATATTACCATTTACATCCACTTCAAAGGCACCT is a window from the Litorilituus sediminis genome containing:
- a CDS encoding patatin-like phospholipase family protein; translated protein: MTSKRNYIDSKNALVLTGGGARAAYQVGVLSAIAKFVPRNHGIPFPILCGTSAGAINSTALACYASCFHLGVKKLEWVWKNFNLAKIYHSDATRVFGHISHGMLASFQADYANKVPRSLLNNAPLRELLNAMIDFPRIDNNIIRGYLSSVCVTASSYSNGDSISFYQADDSVKPWSRVKRRGEASQLNTEHLMASAAIPMVFPSVKIKNQHFGDGSVHQLSPLSPAIHLGAKRLFIIGVDQPKEPLHAQENNPHPPSSATIAGHLLDSIFADTMHSDLERMARINQTLALIPEKYKAVNEGLQHIDTFVLNPSHDFNAIATKHYHDLPFSMRLLLRSVGISHDSESSIVSYLLFEKSFCNELIKLGFEDALEKEQQIISFLGL
- a CDS encoding DUF3718 domain-containing protein; protein product: MKKLLIASTITVLTLTSVVTTPSAQAANVAQSICEYVAADDKKRMRSFLKTNKLKIRRIFDGIQCNGKNLLEFAAASGAVETGSLMISKLPKKVVSANLATLQTGSQPLIDAANARVSS
- a CDS encoding 3-oxoacid CoA-transferase subunit B, which gives rise to MALSREQIAQRVAQELQDGYYVNLGIGIPTLVANYVPEGMEVMLQSENGLLGMGQFPTAEELDADLINAGKQTVTMATGASIFDSAESFAMIRGGHVDLTVLGAFEVDVNGNIASYMIPGKLIKGMGGAMDLVAGADNIIVTMTHASKHGESKLLTECSLPLTGKGCIKKVLTDLAFIEIRDGKFHLLERAPGVSVEEIAKLTQGELVIAGDIPEMTF